The following nucleotide sequence is from Gymnodinialimonas phycosphaerae.
GCGGAAAGCTCGGTCTCGGCGGCGGGGATGGTGGCGGTGGTCTCGGGTCTGATCCTGGCTGCCGCTTGCCTCTTTGGTCCCGCCCGGGACCGTATCGGCGTGGCTGTGGGCGGCTGAACTGGACGGCTTGCTGCGCGACGGATAGGAACGGGGGGCAATCGGAGGAGCCCATGGCCGAAAATCCCGAAGACGACGGCGCGCGCATGTCCTTCAAGGACGCGATGAGCTACGGTGATTACCTGTCGCTGGATCCGATCCTTGGCGCGTCCAAACCTCTTTCTACCGCCCATGACGAGATGCTGTTCATCATCCAGCATCAGACCTCGGAGTTGTGGATGCGCCTGGCGCTGCATGAGTTGGACGCCGCCCGCACCGCCTTGACGCGCGGTGATTTCCCGCCCGTTTTCAAGATGCTGACCCGTGTCGCGCGGATTTTTGAGCAGCTCAACAATGCCTGGGACGTGCTGCGCACCATGACGCCGTCGGATTATACCGAGTTTCGCGAGGACCTGGGCCAATCCAGCGGCTTCCAATCGCACCAGTATCGGCTGATCGAATACATCCTGGGCAACCGGAACACGGCAATGATGCGGGTGCATGAACACCGCGTGGATCTGCACCGAATGCTGACGCAAGAGCTGACACAACCTTCGCTTTACGACGTCGCCGTTGCGCGGTTGGGCGAGGCGTTGGGGCGCGATCTTCCAAGCGGGGCGCTGGATACGCCCCACGTCGCGCAACCGGCAATCGAGGACGCCTGGGCGCAGGTCTATCGCGACCCGGAAGCCCAGTGGACACTATACGAATTGGCCGAGAAGCTGGTTGATCTGGAGGATTACTTTCGCCGCTGGCGCTTCAACCACGTCACCACCGTCGAGCGCGTGATCGGCTTCAAGCGTGGTACTGGTGGCACCTCGGGCGTGGCATATCTGCGCCGGATGCTGGAAGTGGAACTGTTTCCGGAACTTTGGAACGTGAGGGGGCAGCTATGAGTTTGCCGATGAAAGAGAAATTCGTCCTGCCGGAGGGGATGATCTACCTTGACGGAAACTCCCTCGGGCCGCTGCCCGTGGGCGTGGAAGAGGTGGTGTCCCGGATGATGCGCGACCAATGGGGCGCGCATCTGATCAAGGGGTGGAACGTCGATGGCTGGATGGCGCAGCCCGCGCGCGTGGGTGATATGGTCGGGCGTCTGATCGGGGCGGAGCCGGGCTCGGTCGTGATGGGCGACACGCTGTCGCTGAAGGTCTACCAAGCGCTGTCTGCGGCGTTGCAGATGCGGCCCGAACGCAAGGTGGTTCTGTCGGATAGCGGCAATTTCCCCACCGATCTTTATATGGCAGAGGGCTTGATCCGGCAGTTGGACGCGGGCCATGAGCTGCGCGTCGTGGCCCCGCAGGAAGTGTCGGACGCGATTGACGATAGCGTCGCTGCCGTGATGATCACCCAAGTCGATTACCGCACGGGCCGCGTCCATGACATGGACGCGATCACCGCGAAAGCGCAGGCGGCTGGGGCGGTAATGATCTGGGATCTGGCCCATTCTGCGGGCGCCCTTCCGGTGGATATGGCAGGATCGGGCGCCGAGTTCGCCGTGGGGTGTACCTACAAGTATCTTAACGGTGGCCCCGGCGCGCCTGCCTTTATCTACGTCCGCCCCGACATCGTTCATGACGTTGACCCCGCGTTGGCGGGCTGGCTTGGCCATGAGGCGCCGTTCGCCTTCGACCTCGACTACCGCCCCGGCGCAGGCATCGAGAGGATGCGCGTGGGCACCCCACCGGTGATCCAACTGACCGCACTGGAGCGTGCCTTGCAGGTCTGGGATGGTGTCGACATGGGCGATATCCGCGCGGCCTCCATCGCGCTGTCCGAGCAGTTCATCGCAGAGGTCGAGGTCGCCTGTCCGGAACTGACCCTTGCCAGCCCCCGCGATGCCAGCGCGCGCGGCAGTCAGGTTTCGTTCCATTTCGAGCAGGGCTACGCCGCCATGCAGGCGCTCATCGCGCGCGGGGTGATCGGCGATTTTCGCGCGCCGGATATCATGCGCTTTGGCTTCACGCCACTCTATCTGGATTCGGATGATATCTCTCAAGCTGTCGATATCATGTCGGAAATTCTGCGTGACAGGCTTTGGGATGCGCCGGAATACACGACGCGGCAGCGGGTCACGTAAGGCCCACCTTGCTTCACTTTACACCCGCTGCGGAACGTGGGGGCGGCGATGACCACGTTGAGGGATCGATGGGTCATGCGGCCGGAAATCGCGCCTGAACAGCGCTGACATGTCTTTCGACATCTGAATCGAGGAGGGGTTGAGCTTCCAGTTACTGGAAGGCCTATATGATGGATACACCATTGGGGAATCTGCCATGTCGTCCACTTCCGTCAGCCTGTCGGTCCAAGGCCTCAACTGCGCGTCTTGCGTGGGCCGGGTGGAGCGTGCCTTGGCAGCCGTACCGGGCGTGGGCGAGGTCGCCGTCAACCTTGCGTCAGAGACGGCACAGATCACCTACAACGACCAGGATGTCACCGCAGAGGTGTTGGCGCGCGCCGCCACCGATGCGGGCTACCCGGCGCAGGTGATCGTCAGCACCTCTGCGCAGGCCCCCGACAAGACCGATGAAACACAGCATGCCTTCACCCGCATGTGGATCGCGCTGGCCCTGACACTGCCGGTCTTCGTGTTGGAGATGGGCGCGCATATGGTGCCAGCAATCCACCACGCGATCGCGGCAACAATCGGACAGCAGGGCTC
It contains:
- a CDS encoding tryptophan 2,3-dioxygenase; translated protein: MAENPEDDGARMSFKDAMSYGDYLSLDPILGASKPLSTAHDEMLFIIQHQTSELWMRLALHELDAARTALTRGDFPPVFKMLTRVARIFEQLNNAWDVLRTMTPSDYTEFREDLGQSSGFQSHQYRLIEYILGNRNTAMMRVHEHRVDLHRMLTQELTQPSLYDVAVARLGEALGRDLPSGALDTPHVAQPAIEDAWAQVYRDPEAQWTLYELAEKLVDLEDYFRRWRFNHVTTVERVIGFKRGTGGTSGVAYLRRMLEVELFPELWNVRGQL
- the kynU gene encoding kynureninase, with amino-acid sequence MKEKFVLPEGMIYLDGNSLGPLPVGVEEVVSRMMRDQWGAHLIKGWNVDGWMAQPARVGDMVGRLIGAEPGSVVMGDTLSLKVYQALSAALQMRPERKVVLSDSGNFPTDLYMAEGLIRQLDAGHELRVVAPQEVSDAIDDSVAAVMITQVDYRTGRVHDMDAITAKAQAAGAVMIWDLAHSAGALPVDMAGSGAEFAVGCTYKYLNGGPGAPAFIYVRPDIVHDVDPALAGWLGHEAPFAFDLDYRPGAGIERMRVGTPPVIQLTALERALQVWDGVDMGDIRAASIALSEQFIAEVEVACPELTLASPRDASARGSQVSFHFEQGYAAMQALIARGVIGDFRAPDIMRFGFTPLYLDSDDISQAVDIMSEILRDRLWDAPEYTTRQRVT